Part of the Streptomyces sp. NBC_01353 genome, CGCTCGATGGGCGGTGCGATGTTCGGTCAGCAGATCGGGCAGGCCGTCGGCGCGCTCGCGGGCGAGGTCGTCGGTTCGACGGATGTCGGTCTGCCGCTGGGCCCGGCCGGCAAGGCGGCGCTGCTGCCGCTGAACATCGAGACCTTCGGCAAGGACCTGGGTGTCCCCAAGGACGAGGTGCGGCTGTACCTGGCCCTGCGCGAGGCCGCCCACCAGCGGCTCTTCGCCCATGTGCCGTGGCTGCGCTCGCATCTGTTCGGCGCGGTCGAGGGCTATGCCCGAGGGATCAAGGTCGACACCTCGAAGCTGGAGGAGGCGGTGGGTCAGCTCGACCCGACGCACCCCGAGCAGCTTCAGGAGGCGCTGCAGCAGGGCATGTTCCAGCCCGAGGACACGCCGGAGCAGAAGGCCGCTCTGGCCCGTCTGGAGACGGCGCTCGCGCTGGTCGAGGGCTGGGTGGACGCGGTGGTCCACGAGGCCGCGAAGTCCCGGCTGACCTCGGCGGACGCGCTGCGCGAGACGCTGCGCCGGCGCCGGGCGAGCGGCGGTCCCGCCGAGCAGACCTTCGCCACGCTGATCGGTCTCGAACTGCGTCCGCGCCGGCTGCGGGACGCCTCACGGCTGTGGGCCTCGCTCACGGACGCGCGTGGTGTCGACGGCCGCGACGACCTGTGGGAGCACCCGGACATGCTGCCGACGGCGTCCGATCTGGACGACCCGGACGGCTTCGTCCACCGCGAGCATCTCGACTTCTCGGAGATCGACAAGATGCTGGGCGAGGCGGCCCGCGGTGACGGCGACGACGAGGGCAAGGACGACAGCGCCAAGTGAGTCTGCACGACGACGCCGTTCTCGTA contains:
- a CDS encoding zinc-dependent metalloprotease yields the protein MSDTPFGFGLPPEEPENGDEGKKKDPAGGGQGSGGQGGDNPFGANPFGFGGLPGMGGPGGADNPFAAMFGSLNPNDLGAAFQQLGQMLSYEGGPVNWDMAKQIARQVVAQGTPDGTKDASVGPAEKAAVEEAVRLADLWLDGVTSLPSGASTSVAWSRAEWVEATLPAWQQLVDPVAERVGAAMGDVLPEEMQAMAGPLIGMMRSMGGAMFGQQIGQAVGALAGEVVGSTDVGLPLGPAGKAALLPLNIETFGKDLGVPKDEVRLYLALREAAHQRLFAHVPWLRSHLFGAVEGYARGIKVDTSKLEEAVGQLDPTHPEQLQEALQQGMFQPEDTPEQKAALARLETALALVEGWVDAVVHEAAKSRLTSADALRETLRRRRASGGPAEQTFATLIGLELRPRRLRDASRLWASLTDARGVDGRDDLWEHPDMLPTASDLDDPDGFVHREHLDFSEIDKMLGEAARGDGDDEGKDDSAK